One stretch of Paenibacillus sp. FSL R5-0341 DNA includes these proteins:
- a CDS encoding GldG family protein, whose translation MKKWLSHTNSTVLSVAVIGIFILLTLFLNSLGGFQLDLTSNKQYTLSDQSLTAIKNVKDDVNILVLTVENANNTVLNREVTDMVEEYTKRNSKLKLKQYNLTQEPALASKYGITGSSIVLEQGDQHKVIDIASLFTATGDGSDGSYQFTGEEKLTQALMNMSSTEMHKMVFLTGHEELSLDQMTTLQSSLEQNNVQTEELQLNQAGKVPEDADVLAIIGPQRDLSDTEMKAIRTYLSNGGKLLLSLGFVEDMKSSWKNIDALMADYGVVDEHAVMVDNQQASTMGPLWVVPEYGTHAITDKLAASQLYPMLSLSIALTSKEQDKYTLSPLIHSSDDSYGETNIGGLLQNETTNDAEEDIQGPVELGYAADTTDGKPKAVILGSSIFMQDSEIANGGNRDFILNTVNYLSEKEDGLTIRPRVQAGYEMAYLNGEQARTIFFVAIVAFPLIFVILGVLLWWRRRRV comes from the coding sequence ATGAAAAAATGGTTAAGTCATACCAACAGTACCGTGCTGTCTGTAGCGGTGATTGGCATCTTTATTTTGCTAACACTGTTCCTGAATTCACTTGGCGGCTTCCAGCTGGATCTGACCTCGAATAAACAATACACGTTATCTGACCAGTCCCTTACTGCGATCAAAAACGTGAAGGACGACGTCAACATTCTGGTGTTAACCGTCGAAAATGCCAACAACACGGTCCTGAACCGTGAGGTCACGGATATGGTGGAGGAGTATACCAAACGCAACAGCAAGCTAAAGCTAAAACAGTATAATCTGACGCAGGAACCTGCGTTGGCATCCAAATACGGCATAACAGGCAGCTCCATCGTACTGGAGCAGGGAGATCAACACAAAGTGATTGATATTGCGAGTCTGTTCACCGCGACAGGTGACGGCAGTGACGGATCATATCAGTTCACAGGTGAGGAAAAGCTGACGCAGGCGCTCATGAATATGTCATCCACGGAAATGCACAAAATGGTCTTTTTGACCGGACATGAAGAGTTGAGTCTTGATCAGATGACCACACTTCAATCCTCCTTGGAACAAAATAATGTGCAAACGGAAGAGTTGCAGCTGAATCAAGCCGGGAAGGTTCCGGAGGATGCAGATGTGCTCGCTATTATTGGTCCACAACGTGATCTCAGTGATACGGAAATGAAAGCCATTCGTACCTATTTGAGTAATGGAGGCAAGCTGTTATTATCCCTCGGATTTGTGGAAGATATGAAATCGAGTTGGAAAAACATCGATGCCCTGATGGCTGACTATGGCGTCGTAGATGAGCATGCGGTCATGGTGGATAATCAGCAAGCCAGTACGATGGGGCCGCTCTGGGTCGTGCCGGAGTATGGTACGCATGCAATTACGGACAAACTTGCTGCAAGCCAATTGTATCCGATGTTGTCGCTGTCGATTGCGCTGACCAGCAAAGAACAGGATAAATATACCCTTTCCCCGTTAATTCATTCTTCGGATGACAGTTATGGGGAGACGAATATCGGCGGTTTATTGCAAAATGAAACGACCAATGATGCCGAAGAGGACATTCAGGGTCCAGTGGAATTGGGGTATGCAGCCGATACAACGGATGGTAAACCGAAGGCAGTTATTCTGGGCTCGTCCATTTTCATGCAGGATTCGGAAATTGCGAATGGCGGCAATCGGGATTTTATTTTGAATACAGTGAACTATTTGAGTGAAAAAGAAGATGGATTGACGATTCGTCCACGGGTTCAAGCCGGTTATGAGATGGCATACCTGAACGGTGAACAGGCTAGAACGATCTTCTTTGTGGCGATTGTGGCGTTCCCGCTCATCTTTGTTATACTCGGTGTACTCTTATGGTGGAGGCGCAGACGGGTATGA
- a CDS encoding ABC transporter permease subunit, with the protein MRRMMAVCNKELQAYFLSPTSYFAFAVYVLMTSLLFYSSFVYYQPSIVDYRLVLGDTLSMLLFVVPLLTMRLIAEEFRQGTDELLLTSPARVSEIIFGKYLASLAILVVLILCSLVYPFIMSFYGTLDMTTVWMSALGLFFLGGSMMAIGLFASTLSQHQMVSAVAGFIILLVLWMLDSFAGNTGSALQQWLDPFALTNRFDSFMKGVLSGPDILYYVTLSGVFLLLSIQIVERKRWR; encoded by the coding sequence ATGAGACGAATGATGGCGGTATGCAACAAAGAGCTGCAAGCTTATTTTCTGTCACCAACGTCCTATTTTGCTTTTGCTGTATATGTACTGATGACCAGTCTGTTGTTCTATTCAAGCTTTGTATATTACCAGCCGAGCATTGTCGATTATCGTCTCGTGTTGGGAGACACGTTGTCCATGCTGCTGTTTGTTGTACCATTGCTGACGATGCGTTTGATCGCTGAAGAATTCAGACAGGGAACGGATGAATTGTTGCTTACCTCTCCGGCACGTGTGTCGGAAATTATATTCGGCAAATATCTCGCTTCTCTCGCCATTCTGGTCGTACTCATCCTGTGCAGTCTGGTGTATCCATTCATCATGTCGTTCTATGGGACACTGGATATGACTACGGTATGGATGTCTGCGCTGGGGTTATTCTTCCTGGGTGGAAGCATGATGGCGATTGGACTGTTCGCTTCAACGTTATCCCAGCATCAGATGGTGTCTGCGGTGGCTGGTTTTATTATTTTGCTCGTTTTGTGGATGCTTGATTCATTCGCAGGCAATACGGGATCTGCTTTGCAACAGTGGCTGGACCCGTTTGCCCTGACTAACCGGTTCGACAGCTTCATGAAAGGTGTGCTTAGTGGGCCGGATATCTTGTACTATGTCACACTTTCAGGTGTATTTCTGCTGTTAAGCATTCAAATTGTGGAACGGAAGCGGTGGAGGTGA